One Streptomyces sp. B21-105 genomic region harbors:
- a CDS encoding DUF6355 family natural product biosynthesis protein, which produces MRFRRSVLSTIGSVALVVASLGAVTAATAGPAAANPCGFYETGSDAFYNHCTSDGSRVVIKVEVALAPDYERCVGPGTTWLGPASKIQGAHYAGRLC; this is translated from the coding sequence GTGCGCTTTCGTCGTTCGGTGCTCAGCACCATCGGTTCCGTCGCTCTCGTGGTCGCCTCGCTGGGCGCGGTGACCGCCGCCACCGCGGGCCCCGCGGCCGCGAACCCGTGCGGCTTCTACGAGACCGGTTCCGACGCCTTCTACAACCACTGCACGTCCGACGGCTCCCGGGTCGTCATCAAGGTCGAGGTCGCCCTGGCGCCGGACTACGAGCGCTGCGTCGGCCCCGGCACGACCTGGCTGGGGCCGGCTTCCAAGATCCAGGGCGCCCACTACGCCGGCCGTCTGTGCTGA